The Peromyscus maniculatus bairdii isolate BWxNUB_F1_BW_parent chromosome 6, HU_Pman_BW_mat_3.1, whole genome shotgun sequence genomic interval aaaataaacaggtgAATATAACACTGAAGATTATGTAATATAATACTATaatattctaaaacataaaataaaaatgtgctttttctTGAAGCAATTATTGGAGAAGGGTCAGACTGTTTTCCTGagttgttttattgtagatgGTCAGAGAAGTTGTCAGGCAATTGTCGTAGACTTGTCCAAGTTCTAGGATgagaataattcaatttaaatggacagtgctctcttctgttttataaactatatggtGAAAAGAGCTAGTTAGAGCACTCATAAAATGCATTTCTAGAACATGTGTGCCAATGGAGACGTTTTTGTAAAATTCACCTTTCATCCATCATGAATATTCCCTTTAATACTTCACTTTCATGACAGACCTATATGCACCATGACATTTGTAAACCTTAATGCTAACACCTAACCTTAAATCTACTCTAACTATATAACAGGAAGCCTAATCATAAAATTCAACCTAGCCTTAAACTCTAAATTGGATCCTAACTCAGCATGTAATAACAGTGAGGAAAACATGGAAGATGGTTAGGAATACCTTTTCTTCTTATGAATGAAACCTTTGTGTTAGAAATTGATTTATGTTCTTATTACATATTCAACACTATGCTATTCCTTTTCTAaagaatttattctctctcccaccACCAGACACACTGCTCCATTTTCCTCCTTTATGCCCAGTATTTGAAACTGTTCATATTCTTTAGCTCCCAGCTTTCTCTCTTCAGCTTTGTTTCCTAGTATTCTTGAACCTTTGAAATGTgaccaaaacatacatacacatacattctagATATCTATCAATcggttatctatctatctatctatctatctatctatctatctatctatctatctatctatcatctatccatccatatctatctatctatctatctatctatctatctaatctatctaaataactatatatgtgtgtgtgtgtgtgtgtgtgtgtgtgtgtgtgtgtgtgtgactgatgaCAATCTTGATTTAGCCAGTTGTTGACTCATGAGACAATCATTCCATTGACAGTTAACTCTTTTTATCCCCTGTACTGCACTGAAATACTTATATTCCTGAGCTGGAAAACTGAGtatgtattttagataaacattctttctaatactaatacattttaaaacaaaatataactctTACCAtcacttttttatgttttctcttctatttcttgtggTGGCGAGAAGAGCTTCGTTTTTTGGTGAAACATGCACAAAAACATGCTCTTATAGTATCAATCTGAAAGAGATTATGTAAAATAAGgaatttttaaactgaaaattaaaacaatgtcaCGAAAGATTTGAACCATCCATTCAACTAAAAAAGGCAACTATGGCTGAttgcatattttacatatattcacAATTTTAGAATAAGTTACAATAGTATGAGAATTAAGTACTAGGACTCCTTCAAAAAGGGAGGGACTCTGAGTTCTAGGCTTAGGCTACCTCTGATATTCCAGAAACTCCAGAACCAGATGAAAGATTCTGACTTCCCTTTAGGGCCACATATGATACCCATGAACTTTGTCTTGGGGCCTGACTTGCATGATATCCTACAACAACATAAAGCCCAGGGATTTTTCTCCAGGATCCCAGGCAGTATGACTTCCTACACAAGTGAGGAGCCCTGCCTTCTGGAGGTTAGGCCTACTGATGAACTAGGCAAACTCCATGACCAGTTGAGAGGCTCTCACTGCTTTGATTCAACCTATGTATTTTGCTTGGGACCATTCCCACAGGTGGCTAGGTTTCACCTGCCAGGCACCACCTGTACTGACACAGGAACCCCGCTCTAGGCTTAGACAGAGGCTGACTCACAGATGAAGGATAGGACTAAGGCTGTGGCCCTCAATATCAATGGCACAGAGGAAAAACTGCATATCAACCCTACCAAAATTTAGTCTCTCCTGGTGGTTTTAAATGCCTCCATTGAAACATAAGGTGtcttgaaaaaaggaaaggaatacgAAAAATCCAACTAACAACCGAAAACATCTTCTGAAAAATTATTGATCACTTAATAGAGAGTTATAAAAGAGAACGATGTGGATGAAATTCAGGAGAAATAATTCAAGAGAATGATTTTAACAATGTCCAAGCAATTCTGAGATAATAAAAATCTGGGctgaaactaataaaatagaaatgacaatGTTTCCATAGAGCTCACTCTGGCAATATGAGTGAGGGTGAACTGGATCTGAGAACCTAAGAGAAGGAGAATTGGCCTTCTTTGCTCTGGTCTgtattgggtgagctagcctagGCAGTGTTGGAGAACACATGTGGGTAGTGATAATAATGAAAAGCTAGCAAGCTGGCCAACCCAGCtaaaacccaggcccagaaccggGGTTTTGAGTTGGTTCCCACCAAATCTATGTACTGTTGGAGAATGTGAAGGGGACAAAACTACAGATTCAAAACAGCAGGACCTccaagacacaggacaacaacaggatgcCCAAGAGGAGCACCAGGAAGAGACCATTATTGGTGGtgaaacagaaaccagaggatTTGAAGCAGACCAATTACTCATGGTAATTAACACTTGCAAGTTAAGGTGAACAGATTAAGAGGTAAATTGTGTATCTTAGCAGGCTACACTACTGCTTCTATAcaaggttcttttttttgtttgttttgtttttcaacttccaatgaaattcagaaatcacaaacatatttaaaaatctccAGTGCATGTAAttctaaaatctaaaagaaatggatgtatTTCTAGATTCATTGTATGTAATGAAATTAAGTCAAGAGGAAGGagatgatcatatatatatatatacatatatattgagattgaagaagtaacaaaatattttcaactaaAAACAGACCAGGACAAGATGGATTATTTGCAGAATTTTACAGAataccaaagaaaaatgaatatcatTGCTACTCAGATCAtttcatgaaatagaaaaataaaggattTCTCCTAAATCCTTTTTATGATGCCAGTAATAACTTGATAcccaaactaaagaaagactCACATGAAGAGAATTAAAACCACAGACTGATTTTCATGATGAGAACAGATATAAAACTTCTAAATGTGAGATTGACAAGCTGGGGTTTGAGAGATGACCCAGCATTGACAAACACtgcctattcttccagaggacccgctttcaattcccagcatccatatcataTCTCACAgctatcagtaactccagttccagggaactggatgctcttttctggcctatGAAAATACCAAGCACATATGGCATGGACAAGAATAATGTAGACAAataaccatatatataaaattaaaaatggcaatGGCAAAGAGAATTTAAGACCATAACAAAAATATTATCCATGATGGCCCTTTTGGTTTCATCCAAGAATGCAGGGTAAGACAAatgtatgtaaatcaataaatacaacatatcaaataaatagaatgaaGAAATTCACATGATTATCCCAATATATGCATAAACCACCACTAAAACAATTGAATATTTGGAACTTAATGATAAAAGTCAAGGAGAGGCTAGGTAGGGGTAGAGAACATATCACAATTATACAAGTGAAAAACAACAAGCCTACAATCTACATCttctaaaatggagagaaaatattaATCTAACCATTATGATGGAAAAAAAGGCAATCATTGTTCACTGTCTCTatactttttcaataaagaactgaagttcTAGATAGACCCAATAAGGTAAGAAGGATATTAAAGCATTCAAAGTGTAAGAGAACTCAGAATGCCCCGACTTAAAGATGGTAGgattttatcagctgtaaaagggGTTGAGGCTCCACAAAAagtcttacagctgataaacactataACAAATTAGCATTTCACAAATTTAACACCTAAATCAATGAtggcaaactgaataaaaaatcaaaaaaagaatcCCACTCATGTGCCCTAGGATATAGAATCAATCTTGATagccatcagcagatgaatggataaggaaaatgtggtatatacacacaatggaatattactcaataaagaaaaaaatgaaatagtaaaaattgcaagtaaattaatagaactaGAAGAGTTTTACTCAATGAGGCCAGCTAGGATTAGAAAAGCAAATGTGATATGCTGTCCTCGTGTGTAGATATTAGACTTTCGTGTGTTCAAATAGGATTACATAAGGAAGCCTAGAAATTAGACATGGTCTATTGTAGATGGACCCATTGAAAGGGAGatagtaaaatatatgtaaaattaaatcagagaAGGAGAATACTGGATGTTGACAGTTTCAATCATGGAAGGACTGGAGGATAAAGGACAAAAGGATGAGTGCTGAATAAAAATGAAGGTCTATGAAAAAAGCCTTATAGGAACTATGATGTTGCAAATtaaggaaaatacattttgaacGGAGGTAGAACACAGGTGACAAGAAATAACACTGGATCAATAAGTACTCTGGGCTAAGGTTTAAGTGGCAATGAAGGCGGAAAAATAAGTCAGAGCAGGGACTAAGGTGTAACTGAACCGTATGAAGGCTTGTAGAAGTGACTCGtttgtaaaatagtttaaaagacaTACTAAAAAGAGTTTGTTCAGAGGTACCTGGAATGTGTTGACTTCCCTCATAAGACATGAGATTTATATTGAAACTCCAAAACAAAGGACAAGATACCTCCTTATGAGTTATTGGTCAATTAGGCCTCCATGTCACCCCAAATAACACAGTCTATTTCTACACATTCTGCTTGTTTGTCATAACTAAATGGTAAGACTCTCttgttgaagataccacacagTCTGGTTATGTAGGGCATTTAGAATCCAATCTCTAGCAGACAAGGAATTTCTGCCTTTCATCACAATAAAAGTTGTAGTTCCAGCCACTGGTCATGAAATACATGAAGAGTCTATCCAGTCTTGGACCTTTCCTATGACAACAGTGACCAGCCAGGTAAGCTGTCCACAATGATTGTGTGGTAGTTATGTAAATAACCAACCTTGTTAGGAATGGATGGGAGAGCTGCTCCAAGCAATGGATTAAATGTCTGATGCTGTAAACCTTGTCAAAAGCTTATGTCTGGAATAGTCATAAGCTAGTGCAACTAgtgctattattatttgtgtttatacccatagGTTTGTTCTGCCCTCATTGTTGGTCATatgattccttttttttcagGGAGTAATGGTTAATATAGAGACTCATAACTAGTTAACATGATAAGGATAAGCCAGGGTGAAGGTTCATCTGCAGATGGGTCATTTGCATTGACCTCCCACTACTGAAAGCTCAAGAAACAATGAGGAAGAATGGTCTGAAAACAATGTAAGAGTTTGAATGTGGAGAGAAGTACACTGAAATGTTCTTTGGGGACAAGGAATAACGGGTGCACAGATCAACTCAGAACAGCTGTGTCTTACACTAGACTTGCACAAGCTCAAGCAAATCAAGATGCCAGCATGAGTGAGGAAGCATCTCTCAAGGCCCCAGGACTAGATGAGGAGCAATTGGCCATGGCTGGTTGTGAAAGGAGGATCCTAATTTATCTGTGGGCTGTGGCTTAGGACAGATTGCCTCATGTCCCAGAAGGTgtcttcacacacattcacagatggTCAGCCCCACTTGGACTCACTGGGCTATTGATAATAAtttaagagccaggcagtggtggcatatacctttaatcccagcactcgggaggcagaggcaggaggatctctgtgagttcaaggcaagcctggtctacagcgtgagttccaggaaagtcacaaagatacacagagaaacactgtctcagaaaacaaaacaaaaacaaaaaaataattttaagagacattaagcaaagaataaatagaagaagaagaagaagaagaagaagaagaagaagaagaagaaggagaaggagaaggagaaggagaaggagaaggagaaggagaaggagaaggagaaggagaaggagaaggagaaggagaaggagaaggagaaggagaaggagaaggagaaggagaaggagaaggagaaggagaagaaggagaagaagaagaagaagcagaagcagaagaagaagaagaagcagaagaagcagtagaagaagcagaagaaggagaaggagaaggagaaggagaaggagaaggagaaggagaaggagaaggagaaggagaaggagaaggagaaggagaagaagaagaagaagaagaagaagaagaagaagaagaagaagaagaagaagaagaagaagaagaagcagaagcagaagcagaagcagaagcagaagcagaagcagaagcagaagcagaagcagaagcagaagcagaagcagaagcagaagcagaagcagaagcagaagcagaagcagaagaagaagaagaagaagaagaagaagaagaagaagaagaagaagaagaagaagaagaagaagaagaaagaagaaggatgaGTTCCACCAGCACAAGGTGGAGGAAGTCAGTGGTGAAtgcagttttcaaagaataaataataagaatatttaaaaaacatttacattttatgtattaattctaGAAGACATACTAAATTTAACCTTATTTGGCCTATGGAACATTACTGTGGAAATAGCATAAATGTGCAATGTAAACTGAAGTATTTACTTACAAATGACTGCTTAGTTTTTCTAGCACTgggctgcctctgctcttcttctgagGCATGCGCTTGGTCTTCCATGACAGATGCTGTTAAGAAGTGCACACATCTCACTAAGCAAAGTACAATGAACATTGAGGGGAAAAGCTGTCCATTGCTATAATGAAGACACACTAGGgatgggaaaatatttattttcattttcccaagCAATAGTTTGACTTAAGTATAAACTGCAGTGgaaatatttaacttatcttctctgcttaataaaggatctctctcaaaaacaggtgtttgggtgtcttttttctctaaacagagGTTTGGGAAGCAGCCCCCACTGTATGGGAGTTCCCTTCACTTACATATTCAGATTGATCTCATATATTTCTgaagataaagcaaaagaaaatggacacCTGAGAGGTGGGAGCAAGGACTCTGTCTTTGACAAACAAAATCTTATCTGTTGCTCAGATTTGATAATGTGTGTATTATTACCGTTCTACTAATCCTTTGGCTTCCTATATATGTAGTTGTCTGTCTATAACAGACAGTGTTCTGTTCTATACACAATTATTCTATAgaacaagtatattttaaaatgtactacttACTTTTCTCCTGAtgcattattacatttttttctgcaacaTTGTCCATATTGGATGAGTCAGGAGCTTCTGTGGAAGATTCCTGTGGTCCATTAGGGTCAGACACACTCTATCAAAAGGAGTATTggtaatatattttagaaaggtcTTATTTGATTTCTAAGAACATACTTGAATTCCTAATTTCATGACAAGTGTACTTGAAATTCTATGTAGTATATATTTAAGACAAAGTCATTTTAATAGCAAATCTATTATTCACAGTAAAGTTTAAATCTATCCTTCATTTTTCATGGCACTTCACTATGTAAGaggtacaaaggaaaaaggaaacacattcagAGGATATGACCTGAtgcacaaaattaacaaaaataaaagcaactactTTTATATAAGAACTGTTAATGCTATTTATATTCCCAAAATAATTTGgaggatatttataaaataaagaagggCCTACCCTATTACCAGGAAAATTTCTTTAAACAGTGTGGTACTTTGAATGCAATTGggccccataagcttataggAAGTGTCACTATCagaaggtttggccttgttggcagcggtgtgaccttgttgggggaagtttgTCTGTCTGGGGGCCAttagaggtctcctgtgctcaagttaCACCCAGACTAAACACAGgttcttgtggtggtaatctaattatactgaaatgtgattttgattgtatgttaataaataaagttgcccgggggtcagagctattagagccatagcaagagtgtggcggtggtggcacacgcctttaatcccagaaagccagcctttaatcccagggagtggtggtagaaagcaaaaagatatataaggcgtgaggaccagaaactagaagcatttggctggttaagctttcaggctttggagcaacacagttcagctgagagctattgggatgaggacacagaagcttccagtctgaggaaacaggaccagctgaggaactggtgaggtgagatagctgtggcttgttctgtctctttaaatagactaacagacaggaaatagagccctgattcgggaagctgggacaccacaggcggaagggtgagatttcagctctgagctctgacctctcggctttctcttttgcattgtttctgtgtttcttatttaataagacggttggttacatctataggttCTTTTACTgcttgctgatcaagatgtagagctctcagctccttatccaggaccatgtctgcctgcatgctgccatgtcctgctatgatgatagtggacaaagcctgtgaaacaggaatccatcccaatgaaatgtttccctaaTAAAAGTAGCTATGGTCATggattctcttcccagcaatagaaaccataactaatacAAACAGTATTGTTTTCTATTCTCCTATTTGTCTCCTTTAATTTTGTTCTCTTGctttattgctccagctaataGATTGAGCACAACATTGAAAAGGATTCAAGATGATAGACAAATTTGTCTCTTATGACCTCATGGGACTCATGTTTTCATCCACTGGGGATGATGTTGGCGCTGAGTTTCtcattacataatttttattgcattgagGTATGCTCCTTCTTGTCTTACACTCTCTGGATTGTTATCATGATGGTATATTGGATTTTGGCAAGTGCCTTATCTACATGTATTGAGAAGATTAGGTGACTTTTTGTCTAAGTCTGTTTCTGTGCTTTGTTAAATCTGTTGACTTGTGTATTTCAAatcatctctgcttctctgagataaaaacaacttggtcatTGAACATTTGAACAATTGAACATTTAGAACTTAGTGATAAAATTCAAGGAGTGTCTAGGTATTTGTAGAGAATATGCCACAATTATACAAGTGATAAATAACAAGCCTACAATCTACATCttctaaaatggagaaaaaatattaatctaaCCATTATGATGGGAAAAAAGGCAATGATTGTTCACTGTCTCTatactttttcaataaagaactgaagttcTAGATAGACCCAATAAGGTAAGAAGGATATTAAAGCATTCAAAGTGTAAGAGAACTCAGAATGCCCCTACTTAAAGATGGTAGgattttatcagctgtaaaagggTTGAGGATCCACAAAAACTGATCCATGATATTCACATTGAGTCTTATCTTTACCCAGGTgtgcaaatacattaaaaatagagcAATTACAATTTTCAGAAATTTACTTACTATACATCAATGGAAATATTTAGCAATGTCATGGGATTCTAAGAATACTAAATGCTTTCAATTTATTAttcaataattaattttttgattGAATAATGTGGTTTAAAATGTAGCATGTGAGCCTATGGCAAAGTCATTGAAGCAAACAATaggaaatgagaaatttaaatttaaattttacgtACAAATTCTTGATTTTCTGCACTCTTAACAAAACTTCTCTTATTTTCCACCTTTGATTCTGTTATTTCTTCTGAAGAAATTATAtcttttacataaaaaatatgaacaacaaTTAGGCAAAATAATActctataaaaatggaaataatgtaaagttagtgttttacattttatatgttaTTTCATTTAACCACATGGTATAGGTATATATTTACATCCTCAAGAAAACTTGTAATTGTAGACAAATCAACACTTGGACATATACTACATATTGGCCAGTTTTGAGTCATACATGCTTTATATGATTTGTCAGGAAACTCACAAATATATGCTTACATCCACATCTGCAGAAACTGTGGGAAAATAACACTTTCACCCTGTAAACTATCCTTGCCTTGCAAGAGTAACTTTAAATAACTCACTGTTAACTTCCCCCAAATGATACTTGGTTTACCACACATTTTTCTGTGAACAGGATAACATGCTTTTGCTCTGCACTGAcaaattgatttttgttgttgttgttgttgttgttttttgagacagggattctctgtatagctttggagcctttcctggaactcactctgtagaccaggcttatgtcgaactcacagagatccacctgactctgcctcccaagtgctggaattaaaggcactaCCGCATGACAAATTGCTCCTTTTTGACTCACTTTATCACATGGAGTCATTCTGtacatcttttttcccccaggaaaAATGGGTATTGCTGTGGCTACCCTAGCTTAAGATAATGCTTAAACTCTTCTTTGCGACTTCAACTCGAACCCACTTTTTTACAGTTATATCTTTTTCTCCTTGACATGTAGGACCTATATTAAAGGTTATTCTAAGCTCCGAAGatctcatttgcttttgtttccttttttcttttaattactttgTGTGATTCTGATAGGTTTTGACTTTAAGTTTTGAAAGTAAGTAAGTCATTACAGACATGGTTTCTTTACTGATACAATGCCTGTTGTGACACAGAGAGATGAGTTTCAGACAACAgagtacagaaaaataaaaaggtgtaaaagcagccgggcagtggtggtgcacgcctttaatcccagcactcgggatgcagagccaggcggatctctgtgagttcgaggccagcctgggctaccaagtgagctccaggaaaggcgcaaagctacgcagagaaaccctgtctcgaaaaaccaaaaaaaaaaaaaaaggtgtaaaaGCATACAACATGTGCATATAAGTAATGAGATTTTCAGTGACTGAACTGTCATATGTGAGTGTATCCTAATTTATTGAAATAGATTGTAGATACGATTTTAAAATGCCATTCCTTTTCCTTGTAAATAAATTACAATGCTCTGCAGATGGAGGAAGGCAGTGCACTATGATttataaacaacacaaaaattgattttcttttctgaaaatgtggtatattgctGTTTGTCCAGCCCAGAACAGAATCTCTGAGCTCAACATGTCTCTGCCCTGACCTTTCAGAGACCTTTACTCTAGGTGTGCATTTTGAGACCTAGGTGTCCAGAAATGATGTTCAAACATTGGGGAAGTCACATTAGTCTCATGGTTGACTTACAGAAGTCAATAATAAACAAGGAGTTTGCACACTGGAAAGGTTAAGGTGAGTGAACCTGAGTATTAAACATTGAAGCTGTGCTTACATTTACTAATAATTCATATTGTCCTTGTGAATGTTTTGAAGCATGCCTGCCACTAGTGAGATGGAATTGCTTATGTCAAACcctgtcatcaccatcatcaagatATAATGGGCATAAGGAAATCTGTGTGCatttgaaatgtaataaaataaactgaTTAGAAGAATGTGACATACAAAATTTACCTGGTTGAGATTGGTGTGGTAGAGACTCAGGTTTGGAGATTGGATGTGAATAATCCCTCAGCTGAATGGATTTTCAAATGAGatatttaattaatgttttggaattcaataaacattaatcatttaatataaacattaaaagtcATTTACCTCTGGGTGAGGACATTTTTCAGCCCACactaaaaaagaaaggataaattTATCAATCTCCTACACAATGGGAActgcaaaagtaattttatgtagGCTTTGGATGGCAGTGAGTTCTTATTCCCTTCTTCCTAAATAAACACCTATTAGTTTACTGGTTAGGGCAACAGCTGACAGAAATAACTGAAATGTTCTAAAAGCAATCTTAGAGTCAATGTAATCCTCATCAAAACTACAACAT includes:
- the LOC143273793 gene encoding uncharacterized protein LOC143273793, with amino-acid sequence MVWAEKCPHPEQRDYSHRISKPKSETQQSQAVWAEKCPHPELRDYSHPISKPESLPHQSQPDIISSEEITESKVENKRSFVKSAENQEFSVSDPNGPQESSTEAPDSSNMDNVAEKNVIMHQEKTSVMEDQAHASEEEQRQPSARKTKQSFIDTIRACFCACFTKKRSSSRHHKK